One segment of Clavelina lepadiformis chromosome 2, kaClaLepa1.1, whole genome shotgun sequence DNA contains the following:
- the LOC143446497 gene encoding MAPK/MAK/MRK overlapping kinase-like isoform X4 — translation MKLSGVFPDKLQGKLPMGSLYKDLLAYGKGLPAASHQHHQHSSSGYDFLFSNTLRTREYRILGKKGEGTFSEVLKCQHVKDGTYYACKKMKQHYDGVDQVNNLREIQAMRRLNPHANIIGLHEIIYDKKTGTVALICELMDMNIYELIRGRRHYVPEPKVKNYMYQLLKSLDHMHRCGIFHRDVKPENILIKDDVLKLADFGSCRSVYSKQPYTEYISTRWYRAPECLLTDGYYTYRMDLWSVGCVFFEVMSLHPLFPGANEVDQIAKIHEVLGTPDASILNKMKHRNRGINFDFPSKKGTGIEKLLPHASQQCIELIYKMCTYDPDERITAKQALRHPYFRDLREADKRAHEAQQVSRYEANSVKGGPESTTGDVPLWRQNQIQKKRRRQRRLVEQHHQNQQTLGGISVHGTGGVSNAGGLPHLVPVNGNSVHNAGGFGAGSKFSSTTLPKVHLPHHHKMANSSLLPGILKTNMLQPKSLHKSKIKPSDPPTKTVYGHYQLPSINRHVYHH, via the exons ATGAAGCTATCTGGTGTCTTTCCAGATAAATTACAAGGCAAACTACCGATGGGTTCTCTTTATAAAGATTTACTAGCCTATGGCAAAGGGCTGCCTGCTGCTTCACATCAGCACCATCAGCATTCCAGCAGCGGTTACGATTTTCTGTTCAGCAACACACTTCGAACTCGTG AGTATCGAATTCTTGGTAAGAAGGGGGAGGGGACATTCTCTGAAGTTTTAAAATGCCAACATGTCAAGGATGGAACCTACTACGCGTGCAAGAAGATGAAGCAACATTACGATGG TGTGGACCAAGTGAACAACCTGCGCGAGATTCAAGCGATGCGCCGACTTAATCCCCACGCAAATATCATTGGACTTCATGAAATTATTTA CGATAAAAAGACTGGAACAGTTGCTTTGATCTGTGAGCTGATGGACATGAATATTTATGAGCTCATAAGAG GGAGACGGCATTATGTCCCAGAACCAAAAGTGAAAAACTATATGTACCAGCTACTGAAATCCTTGGACCACATGCACAG ATGTGGAATATTTCATCGAGACGTGAAaccagaaaacattttaattaag GATGATGTGCTGAAGCTTGCTGACTTCGGATCATGTCGGAGCGTGTACAGCAAGCAGCCGTACACAGAATACATCAGCACTCGGTGGTATCGTGCCCCCGAATGTCTTTTAACTGACGGCTACTACACGTACAGGATGGATCTGTGGAGTGTTGGATGTGTCTTCTTTGAGGTTATGAG TTTGCATCCATTGTTTCCGGGAGCGAATGAAGTCgaccaaattgcaaaaatccATGAGGTTCTTGGCACGCCGGATGCTtccattttgaacaaaatgaaGCA TCGAAATCGTGGCATCAATTTTGACTTCCCCTCCAAGAAAGGAACCGGAATAGAAAAACTGCTCCCACACGCCTCCCAGCAGTGCATAGAGCTTATTTATAAAATGTGCACGTACGACCCGGATGAAAGGATCACGGCAAAACAAGCGCTGCGGCATCCCTACTTCAGAGACCTCAG AGAAGCAGACAAGCGAGCTCATGAAGCGCAACAGGTGTCCAGATACGAAGCAAACTCGGTCAAGGGCGGACCAGAATCTACGACCGGGGATGTCCCACTGTGGAGACAAaatcaaatacaaaagaaaagg AGAAGACAACGCCGCCTTGTGGAGCAACATCACCAGAATCAGCAGACACTAGGTGGCATCAGTGTACATGGCACAGGAGGTGTGAGCAATGCTGGGGGACTCCCCCATCTTGTCCCAGTGAATGGGAATTCCGTCCACAACGCGGGTGGGTTCGGGGCTGGGTCCAAGTTTTCATCAACGACCCTCCCTAAGGTGCACCTGCCCCACCACCACAAGATGGCGAACTCCTCACTACTGCCCGGCATCCTCAAGACGAACATGCTGCAGCCAAAGTCGCTCCACAAGTCCAAGATCAAG CCCTCCGACCCTCCGACTAAGACGGTTTACGGACATTACCAGCTACCGTCCATAAACCGACACGTGTACCACCACTGA
- the LOC143446497 gene encoding uncharacterized protein LOC143446497 isoform X1 — protein MKLSGVFPDKLQGKLPMGSLYKDLLAYGKGLPAASHQHHQHSSSGYDFLFSNTLRTREYRILGKKGEGTFSEVLKCQHVKDGTYYACKKMKQHYDGVDQVNNLREIQAMRRLNPHANIIGLHEIIYDKKTGTVALICELMDMNIYELIRGRRHYVPEPKVKNYMYQLLKSLDHMHRCGIFHRDVKPENILIKDDVLKLADFGSCRSVYSKQPYTEYISTRWYRAPECLLTDGYYTYRMDLWSVGCVFFEVMSLHPLFPGANEVDQIAKIHEVLGTPDASILNKMKHRNRGINFDFPSKKGTGIEKLLPHASQQCIELIYKMCTYDPDERITAKQALRHPYFRDLREADKRAHEAQQVSRYEANSVKGGPESTTGDVPLWRQNQIQKKRNQLEKCYGKPAVKERKRFPGKDKKNTAAIEVWQNREKLRSGERGRKKVTFVSREKFDEKKEVSGNAQSRDRTSCRKVPKKGARHSTANSEAMARAVYTQQLSKPKHRPYEELKKSILPLIDDKNAMSVLNQRRQRRLVEQHHQNQQTLGGISVHGTGGVSNAGGLPHLVPVNGNSVHNAGGFGAGSKFSSTTLPKVHLPHHHKMANSSLLPGILKTNMLQPKSLHKSKIKPSDPPTKTVYGHYQLPSINRHVYHH, from the exons ATGAAGCTATCTGGTGTCTTTCCAGATAAATTACAAGGCAAACTACCGATGGGTTCTCTTTATAAAGATTTACTAGCCTATGGCAAAGGGCTGCCTGCTGCTTCACATCAGCACCATCAGCATTCCAGCAGCGGTTACGATTTTCTGTTCAGCAACACACTTCGAACTCGTG AGTATCGAATTCTTGGTAAGAAGGGGGAGGGGACATTCTCTGAAGTTTTAAAATGCCAACATGTCAAGGATGGAACCTACTACGCGTGCAAGAAGATGAAGCAACATTACGATGG TGTGGACCAAGTGAACAACCTGCGCGAGATTCAAGCGATGCGCCGACTTAATCCCCACGCAAATATCATTGGACTTCATGAAATTATTTA CGATAAAAAGACTGGAACAGTTGCTTTGATCTGTGAGCTGATGGACATGAATATTTATGAGCTCATAAGAG GGAGACGGCATTATGTCCCAGAACCAAAAGTGAAAAACTATATGTACCAGCTACTGAAATCCTTGGACCACATGCACAG ATGTGGAATATTTCATCGAGACGTGAAaccagaaaacattttaattaag GATGATGTGCTGAAGCTTGCTGACTTCGGATCATGTCGGAGCGTGTACAGCAAGCAGCCGTACACAGAATACATCAGCACTCGGTGGTATCGTGCCCCCGAATGTCTTTTAACTGACGGCTACTACACGTACAGGATGGATCTGTGGAGTGTTGGATGTGTCTTCTTTGAGGTTATGAG TTTGCATCCATTGTTTCCGGGAGCGAATGAAGTCgaccaaattgcaaaaatccATGAGGTTCTTGGCACGCCGGATGCTtccattttgaacaaaatgaaGCA TCGAAATCGTGGCATCAATTTTGACTTCCCCTCCAAGAAAGGAACCGGAATAGAAAAACTGCTCCCACACGCCTCCCAGCAGTGCATAGAGCTTATTTATAAAATGTGCACGTACGACCCGGATGAAAGGATCACGGCAAAACAAGCGCTGCGGCATCCCTACTTCAGAGACCTCAG AGAAGCAGACAAGCGAGCTCATGAAGCGCAACAGGTGTCCAGATACGAAGCAAACTCGGTCAAGGGCGGACCAGAATCTACGACCGGGGATGTCCCACTGTGGAGACAAaatcaaatacaaaagaaaagg aATCAGCTTGAAAAATGTTACGGTAAGCCAGCCgttaaagaaagaaaaagatttCCAGGAAAAGATAAAAAGAACACAGCGGCCATTGAAGTTTGGCAAAATAGAGAAAAGTTGAGGTCGGGAGAGCGAGGACGCAAAAAAGTAACTTTTGTGTCACGAGAAAAATTTGATGAGAAAAAGGAAGTGAGCGGGAATGCGCAGAGCAGAGACCGCACGTCATGCAGAAAAGTCCCTAAGAAAGGTGCCAGACATAGCACAGCTAACAGCGAAGCCATGGCGAGGGCGGTCTACACGCAGCAGCTTTCTAAGCCAAAGCACAGACCTTATGAGGAGCTGAAAAAGTCGATATTGCCGCTGATCGATGATAAAAATGCGATGTCAGTTTTGAACCAG AGAAGACAACGCCGCCTTGTGGAGCAACATCACCAGAATCAGCAGACACTAGGTGGCATCAGTGTACATGGCACAGGAGGTGTGAGCAATGCTGGGGGACTCCCCCATCTTGTCCCAGTGAATGGGAATTCCGTCCACAACGCGGGTGGGTTCGGGGCTGGGTCCAAGTTTTCATCAACGACCCTCCCTAAGGTGCACCTGCCCCACCACCACAAGATGGCGAACTCCTCACTACTGCCCGGCATCCTCAAGACGAACATGCTGCAGCCAAAGTCGCTCCACAAGTCCAAGATCAAG CCCTCCGACCCTCCGACTAAGACGGTTTACGGACATTACCAGCTACCGTCCATAAACCGACACGTGTACCACCACTGA
- the LOC143446497 gene encoding MAPK/MAK/MRK overlapping kinase-like isoform X3, whose translation MHKYRILGKKGEGTFSEVLKCQHVKDGTYYACKKMKQHYDGVDQVNNLREIQAMRRLNPHANIIGLHEIIYDKKTGTVALICELMDMNIYELIRGRRHYVPEPKVKNYMYQLLKSLDHMHRCGIFHRDVKPENILIKDDVLKLADFGSCRSVYSKQPYTEYISTRWYRAPECLLTDGYYTYRMDLWSVGCVFFEVMSLHPLFPGANEVDQIAKIHEVLGTPDASILNKMKHRNRGINFDFPSKKGTGIEKLLPHASQQCIELIYKMCTYDPDERITAKQALRHPYFRDLREADKRAHEAQQVSRYEANSVKGGPESTTGDVPLWRQNQIQKKRNQLEKCYGKPAVKERKRFPGKDKKNTAAIEVWQNREKLRSGERGRKKVTFVSREKFDEKKEVSGNAQSRDRTSCRKVPKKGARHSTANSEAMARAVYTQQLSKPKHRPYEELKKSILPLIDDKNAMSVLNQRRQRRLVEQHHQNQQTLGGISVHGTGGVSNAGGLPHLVPVNGNSVHNAGGFGAGSKFSSTTLPKVHLPHHHKMANSSLLPGILKTNMLQPKSLHKSKIKPSDPPTKTVYGHYQLPSINRHVYHH comes from the exons ATGCACA AGTATCGAATTCTTGGTAAGAAGGGGGAGGGGACATTCTCTGAAGTTTTAAAATGCCAACATGTCAAGGATGGAACCTACTACGCGTGCAAGAAGATGAAGCAACATTACGATGG TGTGGACCAAGTGAACAACCTGCGCGAGATTCAAGCGATGCGCCGACTTAATCCCCACGCAAATATCATTGGACTTCATGAAATTATTTA CGATAAAAAGACTGGAACAGTTGCTTTGATCTGTGAGCTGATGGACATGAATATTTATGAGCTCATAAGAG GGAGACGGCATTATGTCCCAGAACCAAAAGTGAAAAACTATATGTACCAGCTACTGAAATCCTTGGACCACATGCACAG ATGTGGAATATTTCATCGAGACGTGAAaccagaaaacattttaattaag GATGATGTGCTGAAGCTTGCTGACTTCGGATCATGTCGGAGCGTGTACAGCAAGCAGCCGTACACAGAATACATCAGCACTCGGTGGTATCGTGCCCCCGAATGTCTTTTAACTGACGGCTACTACACGTACAGGATGGATCTGTGGAGTGTTGGATGTGTCTTCTTTGAGGTTATGAG TTTGCATCCATTGTTTCCGGGAGCGAATGAAGTCgaccaaattgcaaaaatccATGAGGTTCTTGGCACGCCGGATGCTtccattttgaacaaaatgaaGCA TCGAAATCGTGGCATCAATTTTGACTTCCCCTCCAAGAAAGGAACCGGAATAGAAAAACTGCTCCCACACGCCTCCCAGCAGTGCATAGAGCTTATTTATAAAATGTGCACGTACGACCCGGATGAAAGGATCACGGCAAAACAAGCGCTGCGGCATCCCTACTTCAGAGACCTCAG AGAAGCAGACAAGCGAGCTCATGAAGCGCAACAGGTGTCCAGATACGAAGCAAACTCGGTCAAGGGCGGACCAGAATCTACGACCGGGGATGTCCCACTGTGGAGACAAaatcaaatacaaaagaaaagg aATCAGCTTGAAAAATGTTACGGTAAGCCAGCCgttaaagaaagaaaaagatttCCAGGAAAAGATAAAAAGAACACAGCGGCCATTGAAGTTTGGCAAAATAGAGAAAAGTTGAGGTCGGGAGAGCGAGGACGCAAAAAAGTAACTTTTGTGTCACGAGAAAAATTTGATGAGAAAAAGGAAGTGAGCGGGAATGCGCAGAGCAGAGACCGCACGTCATGCAGAAAAGTCCCTAAGAAAGGTGCCAGACATAGCACAGCTAACAGCGAAGCCATGGCGAGGGCGGTCTACACGCAGCAGCTTTCTAAGCCAAAGCACAGACCTTATGAGGAGCTGAAAAAGTCGATATTGCCGCTGATCGATGATAAAAATGCGATGTCAGTTTTGAACCAG AGAAGACAACGCCGCCTTGTGGAGCAACATCACCAGAATCAGCAGACACTAGGTGGCATCAGTGTACATGGCACAGGAGGTGTGAGCAATGCTGGGGGACTCCCCCATCTTGTCCCAGTGAATGGGAATTCCGTCCACAACGCGGGTGGGTTCGGGGCTGGGTCCAAGTTTTCATCAACGACCCTCCCTAAGGTGCACCTGCCCCACCACCACAAGATGGCGAACTCCTCACTACTGCCCGGCATCCTCAAGACGAACATGCTGCAGCCAAAGTCGCTCCACAAGTCCAAGATCAAG CCCTCCGACCCTCCGACTAAGACGGTTTACGGACATTACCAGCTACCGTCCATAAACCGACACGTGTACCACCACTGA
- the LOC143446496 gene encoding broad substrate specificity ATP-binding cassette transporter ABCG2-like — protein MGTAEAAVEVSSEESVYVTAKSEMSTSQERASKYLSKSLSPLQPKLRDAGYKLNKSEQVLASMPQTSLAPGFQNNAIQDVAVQVMTSETCKLPTDDPMLTSTPHGGETDERDCFDADDTTCILPAQTSQRARKKVLSVGRLSNISLPRIFVTPASPQLSPSKQFSESRSPSPSAIEYALHELDHDTSTNDVTTSTLGECVDIRGALTMSYHDITMDVDVRSLKVKIAQDFLHPGYSGRRRILEGLSGIFPPGLNVIMGPSGSGKSSLLKVLSGRHGNKDVKGRVLVNGRLVGGSFKQKSGFLDQEDFLSPNLTVRQHIWYALCLRRHNGSSKAEKLKLLDEIVRTLDLDDCADTKVGTIFSGAVSSGERKRTAVGVELASAPKFIFMDEPTSKLDAHSSKSIMATLRRLANSGRTIVIAIHQPSYDIYRMFDTLTLIARGRTVFHGNASQALEYFSQIGYEREKYLPPPDFFLDILYGIVQSTSSNMRGNAQGRKSVSLQRSVFYRSVNNNREHVTSQNEAYLSNDIFSSFSSDGAGANQREQAYSSELDITTTEGAKMHRDVVEQLHNAYVASALFRRNKDEMNKIENALERSINRSCASSNFWDVGKRPSRSKEYAILFRRMFRASSSLFLALATMNLIIGLIYGFLYHPHQAARTTMQNRLGMFFQMTIYGMMVPAMVAAKNFAEGEKVLFMHERDCGHYHVTSYFLARLSITALARALSAVAFTASIYWLSGLLPLLAASLNFMAVAFCAGIALDAISLFSALLFECFSSGRNFVILYMSLTSIFSGYLLDLDSTFPWIAWIKYVSVARYCYLGWVINEFSVHEPALCPGMATEERHQKAISIKARLLSLQNGADVNVSECTYYPDDVVLPQVVGSDTFLLTHPWMCQIILVAIAMLFFVLSFWRMKRC, from the exons ATGGGCACGGCTGAAGCGGCAGTTGAAGTGAGCTCAGAAGAAAGCGTTTACGTCACAGCTAAAAGCGAGATGTCGACGTCACAGGAGAGGGCGTCGAAATATTTGAGCAAAAGTTTGAGCCCGCTTCAGCCAAAACTTCGAGATGCCGGATATAAACTTAACAAAAGCGAACAAGTCCTGGCTTCTATGCCACAAACCAGCCTGGCGCCTGGTTTCCAAAATAATGCTATCCAAGACGTTGCCGTTCAGGTAATGACGTCTGAAACATGCAagttgccaactgatgacccAATGTTGACGTCAACGCCCCACGGAGGGGAAACAGATGAACGCGACTGCTTCGACGCGGACGATACCACCTGCATACTACCAGCGCAGACGAGCCAAAGGGCACGGAAGAAAGTTCTCTCCGTTGGCCGACTTTCGAACATTTCTTTGCCGCGGATATTTGTGACACCAGCCAGTCCTCAATTGAGCCCGTCAAAGCAATTCAGTGAAAG TCGATCGCCGAGTCCGTCCGCGATCGAATACGCTCTTCACGAGCTCGATCACGATACCTCgacaaatgacgtcacaacgaGCACACTCGGAGAATGCGTCGACATTAGAGGAGCGTTAACAATGAGCTACCATGACATCACAATGGACGTGGATGTGAGGTCACTCAAAGTGAAAATCGCTCAAGATTTTTTACATCCGGGTTATTCGGGGCGAAGAAGGATATTGGAAGGGCTGAG TGGCATTTTCCCCCCCGGGCTCAACGTCATTATGGGACCTTCCGGAAGCGGGAAGTCGTC GCTTCTCAAAGTGCTCTCCGGTCGCCATGGCAACAAGGACGTCAAAGGTCGCGTTCTTGTAAACGGGCGGCTGGTTGGGGGGAGCTTTAAGCAGAAGAGCGGATTCCTGGACCAG GAGGACTTCCTAAGCCCGAATTTGACGGTGAGACAGCACATTTGGTACGCCCTGTGTTTAAGACGTCACAATGGTTCGTCGAAAGCGGAGAAGCTGAAACTTCTCGACGAAATTGTTCGCACGTTGGACCTCGACGACTGTGCTGACACGAAG GTGGGGACGATTTTTAGCGGCGCGGTGTCGAGCGGCGAGAGGAAACGAACCGCGGTTGGAGTTGAGCTCGCGTCCGCCCCCAAGTTCATTTTCATGGACGAACCGACCAGCAAGCTTGACGCCCATAGCTCCAAATCCATCATGGCCACGCTCAGAAG ACTTGCCAACAGTGGAAGAACAATCGTCATAGCAATCCACCAGCCTAGCTACGACATCTACAGGATGTTTGATACTTTAACATTGATCGCGAGAGGGCGCACGGTGTTCCACGGAAATGCGAGCCAGGCGTTGGAATATTTTTCTCAAATCG gaTACGAGCGCGAGAAGTATTTACCCCCACCCGACTTCTTTCTCGATATTCTCTACGGGATTGTACAATCTACGTCATCAAACATGCGGGGAAATGCGCAAGGGAGGAAGTCGGTTTCGTTGCAGCGAAGTGTTTTCTATCGAAGCGTCAACAACAATCGTGaacatgtgacgtcacaaaacgAAGCGTATCTTAGCAACGACATCTTTTCCAGCTTTTCCTCGGACGGCGCAGGCGCAAACCAGCGAGAACAAG CGTATTCGTCCGAACTTGACATCACAACCACTGAAGGAGCGAAAATGCATCGTGACGTAGTGGAGCAGTTACATAATGCTTACGTCGCTTCCGCTCTGTTTAGACGTAACAAAGACGAGATGAACAAGATAGAAAATGCCTTGGAACGAA GCATCAATCGCTCTTGCGCGTCGTCAAATTTCTGGGATGTTGGGAAGAGACCGAGTCGCTCGAAGGAATACGCGATCTTGTTTCGCCGGATGTTCCGCGCTTCGTCGTCATTGTTCCTGGCCCTG GCGACCATGAACTTGATCATTGGACTCATCTACGGCTTCCTCTACCACCCCCACCAAGCAGCCAGGACAACCATGCAAAACAG ACTTGGGATGTTTTTCCAAATGACCATATATGGAATGATGGTACCTGCTATGGTCGCAGCGAAGAACTTCGCCGAAggagaaaaagttttgttcat GCACGAAAGGGATTGTGGGCACTACCACGTCACTTCCTACTTTCTTGCTCGGTTGTCAATTACCGCGTTGGCGAGGGCTTTGTCTGCCGTCGCGTTCACCGCGTCCATTTACTGGCTTTCCG GGCTGCTGCCTCTGCTCGCCGCCTCGCTCAATTTCATGGCTGTCGCCTTCTGCGCTGGTATCGCGCTCGACGCCATCTCCCTTTTCAGCGCCCTCCTCTTCGAATGTTTCTCTAGCGGCAGGAATTTCGTCATTCTCTATATGAGCCTCACCTCG ATATTTTCCGGATATTTGCTTGACCTGGACTCCACCTTTCCATGGATCGCTTGGATCAAATACGTCAGTGTGGCGAGATACTGCTACTTG GGCTGGGTCATTAACGAGTTCTCTGTCCACGAGCCAGCTCTGTGTCCAGGCATGGCTACAGAAGAGCGACACCAAAAGGCGATCTCCATCAAAGCCCGGTTGCTTTCTTTACAGAATGGCGCGGATGTCAACGTCAGTGAATG CACTTACTATCCAGATGACGTAGTACTTCCACAAGTGGTTGGAAGTGACACATTTTTGCTGACTCATCCTTGGATGTGCCAGATCATCCTGGTTGCCATAGCGATGCTTTTCTTCGTCCTCAGCTTTTGGCGTATGAAGCGTTGCTGA
- the LOC143446497 gene encoding MAPK/MAK/MRK overlapping kinase-like isoform X2, translating into MNFKGRLRTDLASSEEEYRILGKKGEGTFSEVLKCQHVKDGTYYACKKMKQHYDGVDQVNNLREIQAMRRLNPHANIIGLHEIIYDKKTGTVALICELMDMNIYELIRGRRHYVPEPKVKNYMYQLLKSLDHMHRCGIFHRDVKPENILIKDDVLKLADFGSCRSVYSKQPYTEYISTRWYRAPECLLTDGYYTYRMDLWSVGCVFFEVMSLHPLFPGANEVDQIAKIHEVLGTPDASILNKMKHRNRGINFDFPSKKGTGIEKLLPHASQQCIELIYKMCTYDPDERITAKQALRHPYFRDLREADKRAHEAQQVSRYEANSVKGGPESTTGDVPLWRQNQIQKKRNQLEKCYGKPAVKERKRFPGKDKKNTAAIEVWQNREKLRSGERGRKKVTFVSREKFDEKKEVSGNAQSRDRTSCRKVPKKGARHSTANSEAMARAVYTQQLSKPKHRPYEELKKSILPLIDDKNAMSVLNQRRQRRLVEQHHQNQQTLGGISVHGTGGVSNAGGLPHLVPVNGNSVHNAGGFGAGSKFSSTTLPKVHLPHHHKMANSSLLPGILKTNMLQPKSLHKSKIKPSDPPTKTVYGHYQLPSINRHVYHH; encoded by the exons ATGAATTTTAAAGGAAGATTAAGAACAGACTTAGCCAGCTCAGAAGAAG AGTATCGAATTCTTGGTAAGAAGGGGGAGGGGACATTCTCTGAAGTTTTAAAATGCCAACATGTCAAGGATGGAACCTACTACGCGTGCAAGAAGATGAAGCAACATTACGATGG TGTGGACCAAGTGAACAACCTGCGCGAGATTCAAGCGATGCGCCGACTTAATCCCCACGCAAATATCATTGGACTTCATGAAATTATTTA CGATAAAAAGACTGGAACAGTTGCTTTGATCTGTGAGCTGATGGACATGAATATTTATGAGCTCATAAGAG GGAGACGGCATTATGTCCCAGAACCAAAAGTGAAAAACTATATGTACCAGCTACTGAAATCCTTGGACCACATGCACAG ATGTGGAATATTTCATCGAGACGTGAAaccagaaaacattttaattaag GATGATGTGCTGAAGCTTGCTGACTTCGGATCATGTCGGAGCGTGTACAGCAAGCAGCCGTACACAGAATACATCAGCACTCGGTGGTATCGTGCCCCCGAATGTCTTTTAACTGACGGCTACTACACGTACAGGATGGATCTGTGGAGTGTTGGATGTGTCTTCTTTGAGGTTATGAG TTTGCATCCATTGTTTCCGGGAGCGAATGAAGTCgaccaaattgcaaaaatccATGAGGTTCTTGGCACGCCGGATGCTtccattttgaacaaaatgaaGCA TCGAAATCGTGGCATCAATTTTGACTTCCCCTCCAAGAAAGGAACCGGAATAGAAAAACTGCTCCCACACGCCTCCCAGCAGTGCATAGAGCTTATTTATAAAATGTGCACGTACGACCCGGATGAAAGGATCACGGCAAAACAAGCGCTGCGGCATCCCTACTTCAGAGACCTCAG AGAAGCAGACAAGCGAGCTCATGAAGCGCAACAGGTGTCCAGATACGAAGCAAACTCGGTCAAGGGCGGACCAGAATCTACGACCGGGGATGTCCCACTGTGGAGACAAaatcaaatacaaaagaaaagg aATCAGCTTGAAAAATGTTACGGTAAGCCAGCCgttaaagaaagaaaaagatttCCAGGAAAAGATAAAAAGAACACAGCGGCCATTGAAGTTTGGCAAAATAGAGAAAAGTTGAGGTCGGGAGAGCGAGGACGCAAAAAAGTAACTTTTGTGTCACGAGAAAAATTTGATGAGAAAAAGGAAGTGAGCGGGAATGCGCAGAGCAGAGACCGCACGTCATGCAGAAAAGTCCCTAAGAAAGGTGCCAGACATAGCACAGCTAACAGCGAAGCCATGGCGAGGGCGGTCTACACGCAGCAGCTTTCTAAGCCAAAGCACAGACCTTATGAGGAGCTGAAAAAGTCGATATTGCCGCTGATCGATGATAAAAATGCGATGTCAGTTTTGAACCAG AGAAGACAACGCCGCCTTGTGGAGCAACATCACCAGAATCAGCAGACACTAGGTGGCATCAGTGTACATGGCACAGGAGGTGTGAGCAATGCTGGGGGACTCCCCCATCTTGTCCCAGTGAATGGGAATTCCGTCCACAACGCGGGTGGGTTCGGGGCTGGGTCCAAGTTTTCATCAACGACCCTCCCTAAGGTGCACCTGCCCCACCACCACAAGATGGCGAACTCCTCACTACTGCCCGGCATCCTCAAGACGAACATGCTGCAGCCAAAGTCGCTCCACAAGTCCAAGATCAAG CCCTCCGACCCTCCGACTAAGACGGTTTACGGACATTACCAGCTACCGTCCATAAACCGACACGTGTACCACCACTGA